A region of Chloracidobacterium sp. DNA encodes the following proteins:
- a CDS encoding BMP family ABC transporter substrate-binding protein — MKHRIYLPVLLIVAVGLFVSSCVERTEAKREGCKIRVGIVFDIGGKNDRSFNAAAWEGVKRAQQDLDICLYDVEPGNPTSIEPAMRAFAEKNFDMIIGVGFAQGPIMQKVALDYPNNKFAIVDGVIFEADGKTPLKNVASLVFREHEGSYLVGMIAASKSKTGILGFLGGMDIPLIHRFETGYEEGARSINPNIRVIDNYVGVTDGAWNNPGKGKELSLAQIEKGADVIFTAAGNSGLGAFDAVEQYGKTNGEANKFVIGVDSNQNGVKPGFVLTSMVKKVDNAVYDVIKELLVGKFEGGFHVFGLDKDGVAYAMDDNNKSLIPADVIKKVEEARTKIGTGEIKVTDAMAK, encoded by the coding sequence ATGAAACATCGAATTTATTTGCCGGTATTGCTAATTGTTGCTGTCGGGCTATTCGTTTCGTCGTGTGTCGAGCGAACCGAAGCAAAACGCGAAGGCTGCAAGATCCGCGTAGGCATTGTTTTTGACATCGGCGGCAAGAACGACCGTTCATTCAACGCCGCAGCTTGGGAAGGCGTGAAACGTGCGCAGCAGGACCTCGATATTTGCCTCTACGATGTCGAACCGGGAAATCCGACCTCTATCGAACCGGCAATGCGAGCGTTTGCCGAGAAGAACTTCGATATGATCATCGGCGTCGGCTTTGCCCAAGGGCCGATCATGCAAAAGGTTGCGCTCGATTATCCAAATAACAAATTCGCGATCGTTGACGGCGTGATCTTTGAAGCTGACGGCAAAACGCCGCTCAAAAATGTGGCGTCACTCGTTTTTCGCGAACATGAAGGCTCATATCTCGTAGGCATGATCGCAGCTTCGAAATCGAAGACCGGAATACTCGGCTTTCTCGGTGGAATGGACATTCCTCTGATCCACAGATTTGAAACGGGTTACGAAGAAGGAGCACGGTCGATCAATCCGAATATTAGGGTCATAGATAATTACGTCGGCGTTACCGACGGTGCCTGGAACAATCCGGGCAAAGGAAAAGAACTTTCGCTCGCACAGATCGAAAAAGGAGCCGATGTGATCTTTACGGCGGCAGGGAATTCAGGCCTCGGAGCTTTCGATGCGGTAGAGCAATACGGCAAGACCAACGGCGAAGCAAACAAATTTGTCATCGGTGTCGATTCAAACCAAAACGGCGTCAAGCCTGGTTTTGTCCTCACTTCGATGGTCAAGAAGGTTGATAACGCGGTTTATGACGTTATAAAAGAACTCTTGGTCGGCAAATTCGAAGGCGGCTTTCATGTCTTCGGCCTCGACAAAGACGGCGTAGCGTACGCGATGGATGACAACAACAAATCACTTATCCCTGCTGACGTGATCAAAAAAGTAGAAGAAGCAAGAACCAAGATCGGCACCGGCGAGATCAAAGTTACGGATGCGATGGCGAAGTAA
- a CDS encoding TRAM domain-containing protein, with the protein MLILLGYLLHPFERTQRFGLASITDESMRRILSAGLGAAVGLLIIGFEMRVRRASLKTLIGAAVGSILGITGAFLIGVLISIQKEAAVTAEMQTFLTISLAFFMGYVGLMVGAAKGDYLDLSALGGIFSDKNVKRDYKILDTSVIIDGRIADVAETGFIGGTLIIPHFILAELQQVADSPDSSKRQRGRRGLDMLQRLRNNSKLDIQLVETDFPAVKEVDLKLIELGMQLEAVIVTNDFNLNKVSQLRGVEVLNINELANALKPVVLPGEAMRVFVLKEGKEYNQGVAYLDDGTMVVIDNARRLIGKTADIAVTSVLQTTAGKMIFGRLWEEKEEANAATDSSFGIHDSRSLGFRKATRELRQTTIIEEIES; encoded by the coding sequence ATGTTGATCCTTCTGGGTTATCTGCTGCATCCTTTTGAACGGACGCAGCGGTTTGGACTCGCAAGTATTACCGATGAGTCGATGAGACGAATATTATCAGCCGGACTTGGTGCTGCCGTTGGACTGCTGATAATCGGATTTGAGATGCGTGTTCGTCGTGCTTCGTTGAAAACGCTTATCGGCGCTGCGGTGGGTTCGATACTCGGAATTACGGGTGCCTTTCTTATTGGCGTTTTGATCTCCATACAAAAAGAAGCAGCAGTAACGGCGGAAATGCAGACCTTTCTTACGATCTCGCTTGCCTTTTTTATGGGCTACGTCGGGCTGATGGTCGGAGCCGCGAAAGGCGATTATCTAGACCTTTCGGCTCTCGGCGGCATATTCAGCGACAAGAATGTAAAACGCGATTACAAGATACTCGACACTTCCGTAATTATTGACGGACGTATCGCCGATGTTGCTGAAACGGGATTTATCGGCGGCACTCTGATAATCCCGCATTTTATTCTCGCTGAATTGCAGCAGGTCGCTGATTCACCGGATTCGTCAAAACGTCAACGCGGACGTCGTGGACTCGACATGCTTCAACGCCTGCGCAACAACAGTAAACTCGATATCCAGTTAGTCGAGACCGATTTTCCGGCAGTTAAAGAAGTCGATCTCAAGTTGATCGAACTCGGAATGCAGCTCGAAGCGGTGATCGTCACAAACGACTTTAATCTCAACAAAGTTTCGCAGCTTCGCGGCGTCGAAGTGCTAAATATCAACGAGCTTGCCAACGCCCTCAAACCGGTCGTGCTACCGGGCGAGGCAATGCGTGTTTTCGTTCTTAAAGAGGGCAAGGAATACAATCAGGGTGTCGCATACCTTGACGATGGCACGATGGTCGTAATCGACAACGCCCGAAGGCTAATAGGCAAGACTGCCGATATTGCTGTCACGAGCGTTCTGCAGACTACCGCCGGAAAGATGATATTTGGCCGGCTTTGGGAAGAGAAAGAAGAAGCCAACGCAGCGACCGATAGTTCATTTGGGATACACGACTCCCGCTCGCTCGGGTTTCGCAAAGCGACCCGCGAACTTCGTCAGACGACGATAATCGAAGAAATTGAATCGTAA
- the radA gene encoding DNA repair protein RadA: MAKQPATIFVCQNCGSQARKWLGQCPDCEQWNTMVEERFRPTAIAAKSGTIYRESTPIAYGNIEAQDDDRTASGIDELDRVLGGGIVAGSLVLIGGAPGIGKSTIVMQMADKLGQNGTKVLYVSGEESERQIKMRGERLGVEAQNLFLLPETNLQAILGETDKLRPDFVIVDSIQTVFSDQIESAPGSVSQVREVAAQFMTFAKKTATPVFLTGHVTKEGSIAGPKTLEHIVDTVLYFEGDRHHNHRIIRATKNRFGAANEIGVFEMTNSGLVPVGNPSELFLQERPENATGSVVTVCMEGTRPMLVEIQALVSGTKFGTGRRMTQGFDHNRASLLIAVLEKRLGFQLAGDDVFVNVAGGMEIDEPAADLGVIASIASSFRNLQVPPETAVFGEVGLTGEIRGVLQAQARAREAQTLGFKKLILPESNKKGLEKLLGIRVVGVKNLEQAMDELF; this comes from the coding sequence ATGGCAAAACAACCGGCGACAATTTTTGTGTGCCAAAATTGCGGCTCTCAAGCCCGCAAATGGCTGGGTCAATGCCCCGATTGCGAACAGTGGAATACGATGGTCGAAGAACGCTTTCGCCCAACAGCCATCGCTGCAAAGTCTGGCACGATCTATCGCGAATCAACTCCCATTGCATACGGCAATATTGAGGCGCAGGATGACGACCGCACGGCTTCCGGCATCGACGAACTCGACCGCGTTTTGGGCGGCGGCATCGTTGCGGGTTCGCTTGTGCTGATCGGCGGCGCTCCCGGCATCGGAAAATCGACCATCGTTATGCAGATGGCTGATAAACTCGGCCAAAACGGCACGAAGGTGCTTTATGTCTCGGGGGAAGAATCGGAACGCCAGATAAAAATGCGAGGCGAACGTCTCGGCGTCGAGGCACAAAATCTTTTTCTACTGCCGGAAACAAATCTCCAGGCGATCTTAGGCGAAACCGATAAGCTTCGCCCGGATTTTGTGATCGTCGATTCGATCCAAACAGTTTTCAGTGACCAGATCGAGTCGGCTCCGGGCAGCGTTTCACAAGTTCGCGAAGTTGCGGCGCAGTTTATGACCTTCGCAAAGAAAACTGCAACGCCGGTCTTTCTCACCGGACACGTCACAAAAGAAGGCTCCATCGCCGGGCCAAAAACGCTCGAGCATATCGTTGACACTGTCCTATATTTCGAAGGCGACCGCCATCACAACCACCGCATTATCCGCGCGACAAAAAACCGCTTTGGTGCGGCAAACGAGATCGGTGTCTTTGAAATGACAAACTCGGGCCTCGTTCCGGTAGGCAATCCGTCGGAATTGTTCTTACAAGAACGTCCCGAAAACGCCACAGGCTCCGTCGTAACAGTGTGCATGGAAGGTACGCGGCCAATGCTTGTCGAAATTCAGGCACTTGTAAGCGGCACAAAATTCGGCACCGGCAGAAGAATGACGCAGGGCTTTGACCACAATCGTGCATCGCTGCTTATCGCGGTTCTCGAAAAACGTCTCGGCTTCCAACTCGCGGGAGACGATGTTTTTGTAAACGTCGCAGGCGGAATGGAGATAGACGAACCAGCGGCCGACCTCGGCGTCATTGCCTCGATAGCCTCAAGCTTTCGCAATCTGCAAGTTCCCCCAGAAACCGCAGTCTTCGGCGAAGTCGGCCTAACCGGCGAAATCCGCGGCGTCCTCCAAGCCCAAGCCCGAGCCCGCGAAGCTCAAACGCTCGGATTTAAGAAACTGATTCTGCCCGAATCAAATAAGAAAGGATTGGAGAAGTTGTTGGGAATTCGTGTTGTTGGAGTTAAAAACTTAGAACAGGCAATGGATGAGCTTTTTTAA
- a CDS encoding thymidine phosphorylase, producing the protein MRPQEIIATKRDNKALSDEQITAFIDGVCDGSWADYQISALVMAIFIRGLNRREQYSITSAMLRSGTIMDLSDIDAPKADKHSTGGVGDKTSLIIAPLAAACGVAVPMISGRGLGHTGGTLDKLESIPGFDVNIPFAKFKQILKKCGLALAGQTKQIAPADKKLYALRDATATVPYIPLIVASIMSKKLAEGLDALVLDVKTGSGAFIPKYAESLKLAKALCETGRSFSVTTHALITDMSEPLGQYVGNALEAYECIKILRGEAEDVMLPSLELSVELTAHMLVQCKISNSLDSAKFKIKTVLDSGKALEAFRKNIELQGGNAKVCDKPELLLTKGLAKVPVTATLNGFISEIDTLAVGNAVSAIGGGRIKAEDSIDHAVGYSCTRKIGDRVEKGDELGIVYCRRPNQADAVSENLRNAYKISREIPKITKLIRAVV; encoded by the coding sequence ATGCGCCCACAGGAAATAATCGCGACGAAACGTGACAACAAGGCACTTTCTGATGAACAGATAACTGCCTTTATTGATGGCGTGTGCGACGGAAGCTGGGCCGATTATCAGATCTCAGCGCTGGTAATGGCGATCTTTATTCGCGGGCTTAATCGCCGCGAACAGTATTCGATCACCAGTGCGATGCTGCGGTCAGGCACGATAATGGACCTTTCCGATATCGATGCTCCCAAGGCCGACAAGCATTCGACCGGCGGTGTTGGTGACAAAACTTCGCTGATTATCGCACCGCTTGCCGCGGCCTGCGGTGTTGCCGTCCCGATGATCTCGGGCCGAGGCCTCGGCCATACGGGCGGAACGCTCGACAAACTCGAATCGATTCCGGGTTTCGATGTGAACATTCCGTTTGCAAAATTCAAGCAGATATTAAAAAAATGCGGCCTTGCTCTCGCCGGTCAAACCAAACAGATCGCACCTGCCGATAAGAAGCTTTATGCATTGCGCGACGCGACAGCCACCGTGCCGTATATTCCGCTGATCGTTGCGTCGATAATGTCGAAGAAACTGGCAGAAGGGCTGGATGCTTTGGTACTGGACGTTAAGACCGGTTCGGGAGCCTTCATCCCAAAATACGCAGAGTCGTTAAAGCTGGCTAAGGCTTTGTGCGAAACAGGAAGGTCTTTCAGCGTTACGACACATGCTCTGATCACGGATATGAGCGAACCGCTTGGGCAATATGTCGGTAATGCACTTGAGGCATACGAATGTATCAAAATCCTTCGCGGCGAAGCAGAAGACGTCATGCTGCCTTCGCTCGAATTATCTGTTGAATTGACGGCGCACATGCTAGTGCAGTGTAAGATCAGCAATTCGCTAGACAGTGCAAAATTCAAGATCAAGACAGTGCTTGACAGCGGTAAGGCCCTTGAGGCGTTTCGAAAGAATATTGAACTTCAAGGCGGCAATGCAAAAGTTTGCGACAAGCCGGAATTGCTGCTTACAAAAGGTTTAGCAAAAGTTCCGGTAACGGCGACGCTGAACGGTTTCATTAGCGAGATCGATACGCTCGCAGTCGGCAACGCAGTTTCCGCTATAGGCGGTGGCCGGATTAAGGCTGAGGACAGCATCGATCATGCTGTTGGCTATTCGTGCACGAGAAAGATCGGCGACCGCGTAGAAAAAGGCGACGAGCTTGGCATCGTGTATTGCCGCCGTCCTAATCAAGCAGACGCAGTTAGCGAAAATCTGCGTAACGCATATAAAATATCCAGAGAAATCCCGAAGATAACGAAATTGATAAGAGCGGTGGTCTGA
- a CDS encoding 2-C-methyl-D-erythritol 2,4-cyclodiphosphate synthase, producing the protein MYRIGFGTDIHRLVVGRPLTLGGVRIESDLGADGHSDSDVLMHAAADAVLGALALGDLGTHFPDNEERWRNAESSQFVRHAVELIKEKGYAVGNIDAVIHLEKPKLRPHIDAMRHNLAAALEISVENVSIKAKTGESVDSIGEQRAVSAEAVVLVHKPAR; encoded by the coding sequence ATGTATCGAATCGGTTTTGGAACTGACATTCATCGACTTGTCGTTGGACGGCCCTTGACTCTGGGCGGCGTTCGAATTGAATCTGATTTGGGTGCAGACGGTCATTCCGATTCAGACGTGCTTATGCATGCAGCGGCTGATGCGGTTCTTGGCGCGTTGGCACTCGGCGATCTGGGGACGCATTTTCCTGATAATGAGGAACGCTGGCGAAATGCTGAAAGCTCACAGTTTGTTCGACACGCGGTCGAGCTTATCAAAGAGAAAGGCTACGCCGTTGGCAATATTGATGCGGTCATTCATCTCGAAAAACCCAAGCTGCGTCCTCATATCGACGCGATGCGACATAATCTTGCCGCCGCTCTCGAAATTTCTGTTGAAAATGTCAGTATCAAAGCAAAAACGGGTGAATCCGTCGATTCGATCGGCGAGCAACGAGCTGTCAGTGCTGAAGCCGTCGTCTTAGTGCATAAGCCTGCACGTTAG
- a CDS encoding PilZ domain-containing protein, whose amino-acid sequence MSINQRQHIRFSLDIPAIIYTKFGEKQETRLQQISIGGCFTGWEENIYIGDEFRMEIELPNKNFLPLYCKALYRFDHTGIGVKFIDICEFEQALISKIIEHRLDIEGVPLQVDPFVTPPTFAADDPSPRVTDIRAKRDSVLEKLMVGDDGV is encoded by the coding sequence ATGTCGATCAATCAACGACAACACATCCGATTTTCGCTGGATATTCCGGCGATCATCTACACAAAATTCGGCGAGAAACAGGAAACGAGGCTGCAGCAGATCAGCATTGGCGGATGCTTTACGGGCTGGGAAGAGAATATCTACATCGGCGACGAATTTCGTATGGAGATCGAACTGCCGAACAAGAATTTTCTGCCGCTCTATTGCAAAGCTCTCTACAGATTTGACCACACCGGTATCGGGGTCAAGTTTATCGACATCTGTGAATTTGAACAGGCACTGATCTCAAAAATAATAGAGCACCGACTCGATATCGAAGGCGTTCCGCTACAGGTCGATCCTTTCGTCACGCCTCCAACCTTTGCCGCTGATGATCCAAGCCCGCGCGTTACAGACATTCGAGCAAAACGAGATTCAGTTCTTGAAAAGTTGATGGTCGGCGATGATGGAGTTTAA
- a CDS encoding ABC transporter ATP-binding protein, with the protein MLELKNITKTFGNVTANNDVSIKVEKGTIHAIVGENGAGKSTIMRIAYGFYKADSGEILVDGKPTAIRNPHDAIASGIGMVHQHFMLVDTMTVGENIILGAETGSAANLDLEKANADILALSNELKLGVDPRAYIEDLSVGQQQRVELLKALYRNAELLILDEPTAVLSPQEVEEFFGILRRMKEQGKTIIIITHKLEEVLAISDEVTVMRDGKSVGNVKTSETTAKDLARMIVGRDVLLRVEKADANPAATVLEVKDLTVGGKHGAAVNGVSFVVRAGEIVGIAGIEGNGQTELIEALSGLTKASSGRIEFDGKDVTNRNARELKELGIAHIPEDRHKRGLLLHSDLAENSILGVHYRPPVAAATGFMNNAAIEKRVGEIIENFDVRPPNAALPAKSLSGGNQQKLIIGREFELDPKLLLVSQPTRGVDIGAIEFIHRKLIGLRDAGSAVLLVSAELEEVTALADRLLVIREGKIVGEVDPKVTSVEDIGLMMTGG; encoded by the coding sequence ATGCTCGAATTAAAAAATATCACAAAAACATTCGGCAACGTCACGGCAAATAACGACGTGTCGATCAAGGTCGAAAAAGGCACGATTCATGCGATCGTTGGCGAGAACGGTGCGGGTAAATCGACGATCATGCGTATCGCTTACGGCTTTTATAAGGCCGACAGCGGAGAGATATTGGTTGACGGTAAGCCGACGGCGATCAGGAATCCGCATGACGCTATTGCCAGTGGTATTGGTATGGTGCATCAGCATTTTATGCTGGTGGATACGATGACTGTTGGCGAGAACATTATCCTCGGAGCCGAAACCGGCTCGGCGGCGAATCTCGATCTGGAAAAGGCGAATGCCGATATTCTTGCTCTCTCAAACGAGCTAAAACTCGGCGTTGATCCGCGTGCTTATATTGAGGATCTCTCGGTTGGCCAGCAGCAGCGGGTCGAGTTGCTAAAAGCCCTCTATCGAAATGCAGAATTGCTTATTCTCGATGAGCCAACAGCGGTTCTCTCGCCGCAAGAGGTTGAGGAATTTTTCGGCATTCTTCGCCGGATGAAGGAGCAGGGCAAGACGATCATAATCATCACGCACAAGCTCGAAGAGGTTCTCGCTATCTCCGACGAAGTCACGGTAATGCGTGACGGAAAATCGGTGGGTAACGTCAAAACCTCTGAGACGACTGCAAAAGATTTGGCGCGAATGATCGTTGGACGCGATGTATTGCTTCGTGTTGAAAAGGCCGATGCAAATCCGGCAGCAACGGTCCTGGAAGTCAAAGACCTCACCGTCGGCGGCAAGCACGGTGCGGCGGTGAATGGAGTTTCGTTTGTGGTTCGTGCAGGTGAGATCGTCGGAATTGCGGGCATCGAAGGCAACGGCCAGACGGAGTTGATCGAAGCACTTTCAGGACTTACAAAAGCGTCTTCGGGCCGTATCGAATTTGACGGCAAAGATGTGACCAACCGCAACGCACGCGAGTTAAAGGAATTAGGAATCGCGCATATCCCCGAAGACAGACATAAACGCGGACTGCTGCTTCATTCTGATCTTGCGGAAAATTCCATTCTCGGCGTTCACTACCGTCCGCCGGTTGCGGCTGCAACTGGTTTTATGAACAATGCGGCGATCGAAAAGCGTGTTGGCGAGATTATAGAGAATTTTGATGTTCGTCCGCCGAACGCCGCTTTGCCGGCAAAATCGCTGTCCGGCGGCAATCAGCAAAAACTTATCATTGGACGTGAGTTTGAACTCGATCCTAAACTTTTGCTTGTTTCTCAACCCACACGCGGCGTCGATATCGGAGCCATCGAATTCATCCACCGCAAGCTGATCGGCCTGCGCGACGCAGGTTCCGCCGTACTGCTTGTTTCCGCTGAACTCGAAGAAGTCACGGCTTTAGCCGACCGCTTGCTAGTTATTCGTGAAGGAAAGATCGTCGGCGAGGTCGATCCAAAAGTCACTTCGGTCGAAGATATCGGCCTTATGATGACTGGCGGGTAG
- the cyaB gene encoding class IV adenylate cyclase, giving the protein MAIEIEKKYRIDKKRLVELAAKLGELGATFSYETFEENYLHRGGQLEARTAYLRLRKTNTVNTLTYKEKVVTNGDFKHQIEFETNVSDVEATEHIIEKLGYKLSVVYEKHRKAWHLGNVEVVLDELPFGYYMEIEGSMKDILKVEKLLKADELEVEARGYPRLTLKYGKANGEVTEARFEKKAAV; this is encoded by the coding sequence ATGGCAATCGAGATCGAAAAGAAATACCGGATCGACAAGAAACGTTTGGTCGAGCTTGCAGCTAAGCTCGGCGAGCTAGGTGCGACGTTTTCCTACGAGACATTTGAGGAAAACTATCTACATCGCGGCGGCCAGCTTGAAGCCAGGACGGCGTATCTTCGCCTTCGCAAGACCAATACCGTTAACACTCTCACCTATAAGGAAAAGGTCGTGACCAATGGCGATTTCAAGCACCAGATCGAATTTGAAACCAACGTATCCGATGTCGAAGCGACGGAACACATAATTGAAAAGCTCGGCTATAAACTTTCCGTCGTTTACGAAAAACACCGAAAAGCGTGGCATCTTGGCAATGTTGAAGTCGTTCTCGACGAGCTTCCTTTTGGATACTACATGGAGATAGAAGGTTCGATGAAGGATATTCTGAAGGTCGAAAAATTACTTAAAGCGGACGAACTCGAGGTCGAAGCTCGCGGTTATCCACGCCTGACCCTCAAATACGGCAAAGCCAACGGCGAAGTAACAGAAGCGAGATTTGAAAAGAAAGCCGCTGTCTAA
- a CDS encoding BrxA/BrxB family bacilliredoxin, translating into MPYPEIMIHGMRQELAQLGIEETTTTEAVNEAVKNTDGTLMVVVNSVCGCAAGGVRPGIAMALQNSPNKPDRLITVFAGADIDATETAREYFTGHMPSSPSIGFLKNGELVQLFQRSDLEGRPPQVIAQALVDAFNTHCTKTEAANN; encoded by the coding sequence ATGCCATATCCAGAAATCATGATCCACGGAATGCGTCAGGAGCTCGCGCAGCTTGGGATCGAAGAAACCACAACAACGGAAGCAGTGAATGAAGCGGTAAAAAACACAGACGGTACGCTAATGGTCGTTGTAAATTCAGTTTGCGGCTGTGCTGCCGGCGGTGTTCGCCCTGGTATTGCAATGGCCTTGCAAAATTCGCCGAACAAGCCTGACCGGTTGATCACTGTATTTGCCGGTGCTGACATCGATGCGACCGAAACTGCGCGAGAGTATTTTACAGGTCATATGCCTTCGTCGCCGTCAATCGGGTTTTTGAAGAACGGCGAGTTGGTGCAATTATTCCAACGTAGTGACCTCGAAGGCCGTCCGCCGCAAGTGATCGCACAGGCGCTGGTCGATGCGTTCAACACGCATTGCACAAAGACAGAAGCTGCGAATAACTAA
- the ispD gene encoding 2-C-methyl-D-erythritol 4-phosphate cytidylyltransferase, with amino-acid sequence MNTAIIVAAGSGQRFAGPQPKQFVNLLGKPLIIHTLERFDACPEIDDIVLVLSEDGLDYFEQIKDKFEISNLRSIITGGKTRAESVKNALDAIDANKANIIAVHDGARPLVSVEEISRTVIKAAETGAACLVTEVTDTIKEIEEEYISCTIDRNKLRRALTPQAFRYDILQKAFDGVDLSESITDECYLVEKLGVKIALVEGSSKNIKITRAEDLILAEALLKQL; translated from the coding sequence ATGAACACCGCCATCATAGTTGCAGCCGGAAGCGGACAGAGATTTGCCGGGCCGCAACCCAAACAGTTCGTTAACCTCCTCGGAAAACCACTCATAATACACACTTTAGAGCGATTTGATGCTTGTCCTGAGATCGATGATATCGTGCTTGTATTGTCTGAAGATGGCCTTGATTATTTTGAGCAGATCAAAGACAAATTTGAGATCTCAAATCTCAGATCTATAATTACGGGCGGCAAAACAAGGGCCGAATCTGTTAAGAACGCGCTTGATGCAATTGATGCAAACAAAGCCAACATCATCGCGGTCCATGACGGTGCGAGGCCTTTGGTTTCGGTCGAAGAGATCAGTCGAACGGTAATAAAGGCCGCAGAAACCGGAGCGGCATGTTTGGTTACGGAAGTTACGGACACTATCAAGGAGATCGAAGAAGAGTACATTTCATGCACGATAGACAGGAACAAATTGCGACGTGCTCTTACGCCACAGGCTTTTCGTTACGATATTCTACAGAAGGCTTTTGATGGCGTTGACCTTTCCGAATCTATAACCGATGAATGTTATCTGGTCGAGAAACTTGGTGTTAAGATCGCCTTGGTCGAAGGAAGTTCGAAGAATATTAAGATCACGCGGGCAGAAGATTTGATCCTCGCAGAAGCATTGCTGAAACAACTGTAA
- a CDS encoding pyridoxal phosphate-dependent aminotransferase: protein MSFPVSKNVAAMQGSSTLIAAQVASDMRASGIEVIDLSVGEPDFDTPEFIKQYAWEGLQNGITKYTSAAGMAEFRSSLVDFYSARFKAEIKSDEIAAACGGKQALFNAACTLLNLGDDVLIPKPYWVTFPAIAAFCAANSVFIETESTDFILNAEQVTDAITDKTKLLILNSPNNPTGRVIPPAEILKIVETCAARGVYVLADECYLFFAYPPAEPFTSASLPAELRQFVCVAGSFSKTYAMTGWRIGYTIANPEWTKAMVKLQSHSATHPTSFVQYACAKALQDVDATIDAVNSMTAEYERRKNWFIPALNEIKGFKCAMPEGAFYALVDVRELIGDQFAKSADVADHLLREGHIVTTDGAGFGADGFIRFSYATSMENLERAVNAMKSIFGAKE, encoded by the coding sequence ATGTCTTTCCCCGTTTCAAAAAATGTTGCCGCGATGCAAGGGTCATCGACGCTAATCGCGGCTCAAGTTGCAAGCGATATGCGTGCAAGCGGAATCGAGGTTATTGATCTATCGGTCGGCGAACCTGATTTCGACACTCCCGAATTCATAAAGCAGTACGCCTGGGAAGGCCTGCAAAATGGCATTACAAAATATACTTCTGCAGCAGGCATGGCTGAGTTTCGGTCATCGCTGGTCGATTTTTATTCAGCTCGATTTAAGGCTGAGATCAAGTCAGATGAAATAGCTGCGGCATGCGGCGGCAAACAGGCGTTATTTAACGCCGCTTGCACTCTGCTAAACCTAGGCGACGATGTGCTGATCCCAAAACCTTATTGGGTAACATTCCCCGCAATAGCGGCATTCTGCGCTGCCAATAGCGTCTTTATCGAAACAGAATCCACGGATTTTATACTGAACGCCGAACAGGTCACCGATGCGATCACAGACAAGACCAAACTGCTGATATTGAATTCCCCAAATAATCCAACAGGCCGCGTTATACCGCCCGCAGAGATACTGAAGATCGTTGAAACATGTGCTGCACGCGGCGTTTATGTACTAGCGGACGAATGTTATTTGTTTTTCGCATATCCGCCAGCCGAACCGTTTACATCGGCATCGCTTCCGGCGGAACTTCGACAGTTTGTTTGCGTCGCAGGCAGCTTTTCAAAAACCTACGCCATGACCGGTTGGCGAATCGGTTACACAATAGCAAACCCCGAATGGACAAAAGCAATGGTCAAACTGCAAAGCCATTCAGCGACGCATCCGACATCTTTTGTTCAATACGCCTGCGCAAAAGCGCTTCAAGACGTCGACGCCACGATCGATGCGGTCAACTCGATGACCGCCGAATATGAACGCCGCAAAAACTGGTTCATACCGGCGTTGAACGAGATCAAAGGTTTTAAATGTGCAATGCCCGAAGGTGCTTTTTATGCCTTAGTAGATGTTCGTGAATTGATCGGCGACCAGTTCGCAAAGTCGGCAGATGTTGCTGACCATCTACTCCGCGAAGGCCACATAGTTACAACCGACGGAGCTGGATTTGGGGCAGATGGATTCATCCGCTTTTCTTATGCGACTTCTATGGAAAATCTGGAAAGAGCTGTTAACGCAATGAAGTCTATTTTTGGAGCAAAAGAATAG